From the genome of Methylocystis bryophila, one region includes:
- a CDS encoding hybrid sensor histidine kinase/response regulator — MLAISAADRLSIEQVSAENAALVRLHEVSLRLARSEALPTLLDAVIEAAVTVSDAAMGTLQLYDPASRTLRIVSQRGFEPAFLEHFATVRDDDPAVCGRALREGERVIVEDVSQSPIFLNTPTMAVMAEAKVRAVQSTPLRARDGALLGMIATHWRKPHRPDAGALRILDLLALQAADLIEDRQREEILRQSEAKLAAETEALGRLNAASSRLWRLQSLEEGMNEMLAATVELLGADMGNVQILDAVKGVLTIAAHRGFDQDFLTFFQEVSAEDDSACGRALRSGQRVVIDDVEADPSYAPYRQMAREAGYRAVQSTPLTGSNGALLGLLSTHFRRPHSPSEQELRRLDLYARQAADFIERCRAEEALREVSRRKEVFLATLAHELRNPLAPIRNGLLILRRSNPEGAAAQPILEIMERQVAHLIRLVDDLLEISRIKLGKIQLKREPVDLGVAINHAVDMTKDLISAGNIRLVLDPSNEPFILFGDHTRLVQVIANLLHNATKYTDSGGEIRVTTRREGNFAVLCVADNGIGIPKDRLSSVFELFAQTDRGGTPGGLGIGLALVKNLVELHGGSVEARSDGEGRGSRFLVRLPLSVVEIREKAVLGAPQPAVKLSQRVLVIDDMIDAADSLALLLRSYGCEVRVANSGAEGLRLCREFRPALVFLDIGMPEMDGFETAKRMRALPEGREATIVALTGWGEERTRRRVMDAGFDQHMTKPADLGALETLLFASAFPA; from the coding sequence ATGTTAGCGATTTCTGCCGCGGACCGCTTGAGCATCGAGCAGGTATCAGCCGAGAACGCCGCTCTGGTGCGGTTGCACGAGGTCAGTCTTCGCCTGGCTCGATCGGAAGCGCTGCCCACGCTGCTCGACGCTGTCATCGAGGCCGCCGTCACCGTGAGCGACGCGGCCATGGGCACGCTCCAGCTCTATGACCCTGCCTCCAGAACGCTGCGCATCGTCTCGCAGCGCGGCTTCGAGCCCGCGTTCCTCGAACATTTCGCGACCGTCCGAGACGATGATCCCGCCGTCTGCGGTAGAGCGCTGCGCGAAGGCGAGCGCGTGATCGTCGAGGACGTCTCTCAGAGCCCCATCTTCCTGAACACGCCGACGATGGCGGTCATGGCCGAAGCGAAAGTTCGCGCGGTCCAGTCAACGCCGTTGCGGGCGCGCGACGGCGCCTTGTTGGGAATGATCGCAACCCATTGGAGAAAACCGCATCGCCCCGACGCGGGCGCGCTCAGGATTCTCGACCTTCTGGCGCTGCAGGCCGCAGATCTCATCGAAGATCGTCAGCGCGAGGAAATCCTTCGCCAAAGCGAGGCGAAGCTCGCCGCCGAAACAGAGGCGCTGGGGCGGCTGAACGCGGCGTCCTCGCGGCTGTGGCGCTTACAGAGCCTTGAGGAAGGAATGAACGAGATGCTCGCCGCGACGGTGGAGCTCCTTGGCGCGGACATGGGCAATGTTCAGATCCTCGATGCAGTCAAAGGCGTGCTGACGATCGCCGCACATCGGGGCTTCGATCAGGACTTCCTCACATTTTTTCAGGAGGTCAGCGCGGAAGACGACTCAGCCTGCGGGCGCGCTTTGCGCTCGGGCCAACGCGTCGTGATCGACGACGTCGAGGCAGACCCCTCCTATGCTCCCTACCGTCAAATGGCCCGCGAGGCGGGGTATCGCGCCGTGCAGTCGACGCCGCTGACCGGGTCCAACGGCGCGCTCCTCGGCCTTCTTTCCACGCACTTCCGCAGGCCGCATTCTCCCAGCGAGCAGGAACTCCGCCGCTTGGATCTTTATGCTCGCCAAGCCGCCGACTTCATCGAACGTTGTCGAGCCGAAGAGGCGCTGCGCGAGGTTAGCCGCCGCAAGGAGGTGTTTTTGGCGACGCTCGCGCATGAGCTCAGGAACCCGCTCGCGCCGATCCGCAATGGCCTCCTGATTCTCAGGCGCTCCAACCCGGAGGGGGCGGCCGCACAGCCCATACTCGAAATTATGGAGCGCCAAGTCGCACATCTGATCCGGCTGGTTGATGATCTTCTCGAGATTTCGCGCATCAAGCTCGGGAAAATCCAACTCAAGAGAGAGCCGGTCGACCTCGGGGTCGCCATCAATCATGCGGTTGACATGACCAAGGATCTCATCAGCGCCGGCAATATCCGCCTCGTTCTCGATCCTTCCAACGAGCCTTTCATCCTGTTCGGCGATCACACGCGGCTCGTGCAGGTCATCGCCAATCTGCTTCACAACGCGACGAAATACACGGACAGCGGCGGAGAGATTCGCGTAACGACGCGTCGTGAAGGCAATTTCGCGGTCTTGTGCGTCGCCGACAACGGCATCGGCATTCCAAAAGACAGGCTGTCGAGCGTGTTCGAGCTGTTCGCGCAGACAGACCGCGGAGGAACGCCGGGCGGACTCGGCATCGGTCTGGCCCTGGTGAAGAACCTTGTCGAATTGCATGGCGGCAGCGTCGAAGCCCGCAGCGACGGCGAGGGTCGCGGCAGCCGCTTCCTTGTCCGATTGCCTTTGTCTGTGGTGGAAATTCGCGAAAAAGCGGTCCTGGGGGCGCCACAGCCTGCGGTGAAATTGTCGCAACGCGTGCTCGTGATCGACGACATGATTGACGCCGCTGACAGCCTAGCGCTGTTGCTTCGCAGTTACGGCTGTGAGGTCAGGGTGGCCAACAGCGGAGCTGAAGGGCTGAGATTGTGCCGCGAGTTCAGGCCTGCGCTCGTGTTCCTAGACATTGGCATGCCGGAAATGGATGGATTCGAGACGGCTAAGCGTATGAGAGCGCTCCCCGAAGGCCGCGAGGCGACAATCGTCGCTCTCACCGGCTGGGGAGAGGAAAGGACGCGCCGGCGCGTCATGGACGCCGGCTTCGATCAGCATATGACAAAGCCTGCAGACCTAGGCGCTCTTGAAACTTTGCTGTTCGCTAGCGCGTTCCCCGCTTGA
- a CDS encoding TldD/PmbA family protein, protein MLETLGFAAAALKYDGELRRHANTSTQVAMRKGVLLANGQSRDSGVSARLFHNGVYGFAAAPRDDDETIAAVIAAARDNAESVTARPRGRPIAPAPSIPGHGVFDYHSRKPATSAAERVAILASLDAALRRKFPNLVNVDLTLNANASEKALVTADGARTYSYVPRAVLMVRLAVEANDGLVELHDVIGGFGELQDQSFDAESLLPWLDGLYEELRLKAEGGQCEAGSHDVVLDSELAGILAHEAIGHTCEGDLVLAGSVAGDRLGETVASEKITLGDYALRGPDGGGTIAIHVDDEGTQCRDVTIIEKGVLKGFLHSRQTAAELGAEPTGNARAFSFSDEPLVRMRNTAILPGQDKRAEMIASIDRGYYLKRPSNGQADLTSEFMFGVCCGYEIRDGKLARAVRDTTISGVAFDMLKTVTHVGDDFSWSMPGGFCGKKQPIAVGTGGPSLKCKVTIGGRG, encoded by the coding sequence ATGCTCGAAACGCTCGGATTTGCGGCCGCCGCGCTCAAATACGATGGCGAATTGCGTCGCCACGCCAACACCTCGACGCAGGTCGCGATGCGCAAAGGGGTTCTTCTCGCCAATGGGCAATCGCGGGACAGCGGCGTCTCAGCACGACTGTTCCACAATGGCGTTTATGGCTTCGCCGCGGCGCCTCGCGACGACGACGAGACCATAGCCGCCGTCATCGCCGCGGCGCGCGACAACGCCGAGAGCGTGACGGCCCGGCCTCGCGGCCGGCCCATCGCGCCGGCGCCGAGCATTCCTGGCCACGGCGTTTTCGATTATCACAGCCGCAAGCCGGCGACCTCCGCCGCCGAGCGCGTGGCGATTCTGGCCAGTCTCGACGCCGCCTTGCGGCGCAAATTCCCCAACCTCGTCAATGTCGATCTCACCCTCAACGCCAATGCGAGCGAGAAGGCGCTGGTGACGGCCGACGGCGCGCGCACTTACTCCTATGTTCCGCGCGCGGTCCTCATGGTCAGGCTGGCCGTCGAGGCGAATGACGGGCTCGTCGAGCTGCACGACGTGATCGGCGGCTTCGGGGAGCTTCAAGATCAATCCTTCGATGCGGAGAGCCTGCTTCCCTGGCTCGACGGGCTTTACGAGGAGCTGCGCCTGAAAGCGGAAGGCGGCCAATGCGAGGCCGGTTCGCATGACGTCGTGCTCGATTCGGAGCTCGCCGGCATTCTCGCGCATGAAGCCATCGGTCATACTTGCGAGGGCGATCTCGTGCTCGCAGGCTCGGTCGCCGGCGACCGGCTCGGCGAAACGGTCGCTTCCGAAAAAATCACGCTTGGCGATTACGCTCTGCGCGGACCCGACGGCGGCGGAACGATCGCAATTCACGTCGACGACGAAGGCACGCAATGCCGCGACGTGACGATCATCGAGAAAGGCGTGCTGAAGGGATTTCTGCACAGCCGCCAGACCGCGGCCGAGCTCGGCGCGGAGCCGACGGGCAATGCGCGCGCTTTCTCCTTCTCCGACGAGCCGCTCGTGCGCATGCGCAACACCGCGATTCTGCCGGGCCAAGACAAGCGCGCCGAGATGATCGCCTCCATCGACCGAGGCTATTATCTCAAGCGCCCGTCGAACGGACAGGCCGATCTGACGAGCGAGTTCATGTTCGGCGTTTGCTGCGGCTATGAGATACGGGACGGCAAGCTCGCGCGCGCCGTGCGCGACACGACGATCTCGGGCGTCGCCTTCGACATGTTGAAGACCGTCACGCATGTCGGCGACGACTTCAGCTGGTCGATGCCCGGCGGCTTTTGCGGCAAGAAGCAGCCCATCGCCGTCGGAACAGGCGGCCCCTCGCTGAAATGCAAGGTCACGATCGGAGGCCGCGGATGA
- a CDS encoding TldD/PmbA family protein — protein sequence MSGMQQASLDDFAAALLDKALRAGATSAQAQTTATRHLEMQFDNRGVNLARSTENEISSLTVFLDGKRGGATLNGRTVDAVEGAVAAALAAAGAGVADDANDVATAASLAPSRHGPDAPDRAAMAAGVDAFLDRIADRHPLVRTRDCLQSFDELDTAFANSRGLCQREWRSRYGFSAMFMAKDGPKTTSINFLGLSAFTPFDDPFLCPALERLLQETTRSLDKKPIPEKFEGDVIVTPECLASLIGSIVSALSGAALFAGTTPYKESRGQAIASPLFSLRNLPRDAEAPGGADFDGYGVPTQNLEVIEKGVLKDYLVDFFFSKKLGVQQTSGATRFVVASGETPLSELIAKTTRGIVFSRFSGGAPTSNLDFTGIAKNSFYVEDGEIRHALEETMVSGNFRELLKNIHAVSRESVDFGWARYPFLAASGVTISSK from the coding sequence ATGAGCGGGATGCAGCAGGCTTCTCTCGACGACTTCGCCGCCGCGCTCCTCGACAAGGCGCTCCGCGCCGGCGCGACCTCGGCGCAGGCGCAGACGACAGCGACGCGTCATCTCGAGATGCAGTTCGACAATCGCGGCGTCAATCTCGCGCGCTCGACCGAGAACGAAATCTCGTCGCTGACGGTGTTTCTCGACGGCAAGCGCGGTGGAGCGACTTTGAACGGGCGGACAGTCGACGCAGTCGAGGGCGCCGTCGCCGCCGCGCTCGCCGCTGCAGGAGCGGGCGTCGCCGACGACGCCAATGACGTCGCGACGGCGGCGAGCCTCGCGCCCAGCCGCCACGGGCCCGACGCGCCCGACCGCGCGGCGATGGCCGCGGGCGTCGACGCCTTTCTCGATCGGATCGCTGATCGGCATCCGCTCGTGCGCACGCGCGATTGCCTGCAGAGCTTCGACGAGCTGGACACGGCCTTCGCCAATTCGCGAGGTCTATGTCAAAGGGAGTGGCGCAGCCGTTACGGCTTTTCGGCCATGTTCATGGCGAAGGACGGACCGAAGACGACCTCGATCAATTTCCTCGGGCTTTCGGCTTTCACGCCCTTCGACGATCCTTTTCTCTGCCCGGCGCTGGAGCGCTTGCTTCAGGAGACGACCCGCTCGCTCGACAAAAAGCCCATTCCGGAGAAATTCGAGGGCGACGTCATCGTCACCCCCGAATGTCTTGCGTCCCTGATTGGATCGATCGTTTCGGCGCTCTCAGGAGCCGCGCTTTTCGCCGGCACGACGCCCTACAAGGAGAGCCGCGGCCAGGCGATTGCGAGCCCGCTTTTCTCGCTGCGCAATCTCCCGCGCGACGCGGAGGCGCCAGGCGGCGCGGATTTCGACGGCTATGGCGTGCCGACGCAAAACCTCGAGGTCATTGAGAAGGGCGTTTTGAAGGATTATCTCGTCGACTTCTTTTTTTCCAAGAAACTCGGCGTGCAGCAGACCTCGGGGGCGACGCGCTTCGTCGTCGCCTCGGGCGAGACGCCGCTCTCCGAACTCATCGCGAAAACGACACGCGGCATCGTCTTCTCGCGCTTTTCCGGGGGCGCTCCGACGAGCAATCTGGACTTCACGGGCATCGCCAAAAACTCATTCTACGTGGAGGACGGCGAGATTCGCCACGCGCTGGAAGAGACCATGGTCAGCGGCAATTTCCGGGAACTCCTGAAAAACATTCACGCCGTCTCGCGCGAGAGCGTGGACTTCGGCTGGGCGCGTTATCCGTTCTTGGCGGCCTCCGGCGTGACGATCTCGTCGAAGTGA
- the hemJ gene encoding protoporphyrinogen oxidase HemJ encodes MHLWVKALHVIAIISWMAGLLYLPRLFVYHAGVGPGPQSELFKTMERRLLRFIMIPAMLVAWATGLWLAYDGGFFRDGWFHGKLLAAILLTGVHFYDGFLQRAFAEGRNTHSSKFYRFYNELPTLLMIVAVILVIVRPF; translated from the coding sequence ATGCACCTTTGGGTCAAGGCGCTGCATGTGATCGCCATCATCTCCTGGATGGCGGGGCTTTTGTATCTGCCGCGACTCTTCGTCTATCACGCGGGAGTCGGTCCGGGTCCGCAGTCCGAGCTGTTCAAGACGATGGAGCGCCGGCTCCTGCGCTTCATCATGATCCCGGCGATGCTTGTCGCCTGGGCGACGGGCCTATGGTTGGCTTATGACGGCGGCTTCTTTCGCGACGGTTGGTTCCACGGCAAGCTTTTGGCCGCGATCCTGCTCACCGGCGTGCATTTCTACGACGGCTTTTTGCAAAGGGCGTTTGCGGAAGGCCGCAACACGCATTCCTCGAAATTTTATCGCTTCTATAACGAGCTGCCGACGCTGCTCATGATCGTGGCGGTGATCCTGGTGATTGTGCGGCCGTTTTGA
- the hemE gene encoding uroporphyrinogen decarboxylase yields MSSVGRSETISSDKPMLSVLRGEQSRIPPLWLMRQAGRFLPEYRALRAKSGSFLEFCYSPAAAAEATLQPIRRFGFDAAILFSDILVVPDALGQTVGFESGHGPRLAPLEGEAPLSGLREEIDLEKLAPVFETIERVKGALPRETAFIGFCGAPWTVASYMIAGHGTPDQAPARLFAYRRPEIFEALITRLVEASVAYLLRQIDAGVEVVQIFDSWAGVLPPTQFERWVFEPLRDIVARVKKARPQALVIAFPRGAGAHLRRCVEGLGADGVGLDTAADPASAARDAQNRVALQGNLDPLALIAGGAALEKEVASILTAFQGHRHIFNLGHGVLPQTPVEHVEMLVRFVREGRS; encoded by the coding sequence ATGAGCAGCGTGGGGCGAAGCGAAACGATTTCGAGCGACAAGCCGATGCTCTCCGTGCTGCGGGGCGAACAGAGCCGCATCCCGCCGCTGTGGCTCATGCGCCAGGCGGGCCGCTTCCTCCCGGAGTATCGGGCGCTACGCGCCAAATCGGGAAGTTTTCTCGAATTTTGCTATTCGCCTGCGGCGGCGGCCGAAGCCACGCTGCAACCCATTCGACGATTCGGTTTCGACGCGGCGATTCTCTTCAGCGACATTTTGGTCGTGCCAGACGCATTGGGCCAGACTGTCGGCTTCGAGAGCGGACATGGACCCAGGCTCGCGCCGCTCGAAGGCGAAGCGCCGCTTTCGGGGCTGCGCGAGGAGATCGATCTCGAGAAGCTCGCGCCAGTCTTTGAGACGATCGAGCGGGTGAAGGGCGCCTTGCCGCGCGAGACCGCTTTTATCGGCTTCTGCGGCGCGCCCTGGACCGTCGCGAGCTATATGATCGCCGGCCATGGGACGCCGGACCAGGCGCCGGCCCGCCTCTTCGCCTATCGGCGGCCCGAAATCTTCGAAGCGCTCATCACGCGGCTCGTCGAGGCTTCCGTCGCCTATCTCCTCCGCCAAATCGACGCGGGCGTGGAGGTCGTGCAGATTTTCGACAGTTGGGCGGGCGTCCTGCCGCCGACGCAATTTGAAAGATGGGTCTTCGAGCCGCTCCGCGATATCGTCGCGCGCGTGAAAAAGGCGAGACCGCAGGCGCTCGTCATCGCCTTTCCGCGCGGGGCCGGCGCGCATCTTCGACGCTGCGTCGAAGGGCTGGGCGCGGACGGCGTCGGGCTCGACACAGCGGCCGATCCGGCAAGCGCTGCGCGCGACGCCCAAAACCGCGTCGCGCTTCAAGGCAATCTCGATCCCTTGGCGTTGATCGCCGGCGGCGCGGCGCTGGAAAAAGAGGTCGCGTCGATATTGACCGCGTTCCAAGGCCATAGGCACATCTTCAATCTCGGCCATGGCGTGCTGCCGCAGACGCCGGTGGAGCATGTCGAGATGCTGGTCCGGTTCGTGCGGGAGGGGAGGTCCTAA
- a CDS encoding Maf family protein, protein MYKDGEKERRPAVFWRETQALLLASKSAGRRLALSQAALPFEVLPAEIDERAVERRVIRDGGGPDAVVLALSRAKALKISKDHPGRLVVGADQAGSLDGQIFGKPADLAAAKRQLAALSGRSHRLHSGFALARGEEILFEAVAHADLSMRRLDDAFIEAYLAAVGDLALNSAGAYQIEGLGAHLFEKIAGDHWTILGLPLLELLAALRREGALFG, encoded by the coding sequence GTGTATAAGGACGGGGAGAAAGAGCGCCGGCCCGCGGTCTTCTGGCGGGAGACCCAGGCGCTGCTTCTCGCGTCAAAGAGCGCGGGGCGCCGGCTTGCGCTCTCCCAGGCGGCTCTCCCTTTCGAGGTCCTGCCCGCCGAGATCGACGAACGCGCCGTCGAAAGGCGGGTGATTCGCGACGGCGGCGGACCCGATGCGGTGGTTCTGGCCTTATCTCGCGCCAAGGCGTTAAAAATTTCTAAAGATCACCCGGGCCGGCTCGTGGTCGGGGCGGATCAGGCGGGCAGCCTGGATGGCCAAATTTTCGGCAAGCCGGCGGATCTCGCGGCGGCAAAGCGCCAGCTCGCGGCCTTGTCGGGGCGTAGCCACCGTCTCCATTCCGGCTTCGCGCTCGCACGTGGCGAGGAAATTCTCTTTGAAGCGGTCGCGCATGCCGACCTCTCGATGCGCAGGCTCGACGACGCCTTCATCGAAGCTTATCTCGCCGCGGTCGGCGATTTGGCGTTGAACAGCGCCGGCGCCTATCAGATCGAGGGCCTCGGCGCGCATCTCTTCGAGAAGATTGCGGGCGACCACTGGACGATTTTGGGCTTGCCGCTGCTCGAGCTGCTTGCCGCGTTGCGCCGTGAGGGCGCGCTCTTTGGATAG
- the coaE gene encoding dephospho-CoA kinase (Dephospho-CoA kinase (CoaE) performs the final step in coenzyme A biosynthesis.): MWLVGLTGSIGMGKSTTAQMFREEGVAVHDSDAAVHEIYRGPQSGLIGQAFPGSVAGGVVDRAKLAAMTLGRPEEIARLESIVHPLVQHMRRAFLEAERRRGAKIAVVDIPLLYETGAEKEVDKIVVVSAAPEVQRERVMARPGMTEEKFRAILARQLPDSEKRKRADFVVHTDRGMEAAREDVRAIVAALAEEED; the protein is encoded by the coding sequence ATGTGGCTCGTTGGGCTCACGGGATCGATCGGCATGGGGAAGTCGACGACGGCGCAAATGTTTCGCGAAGAGGGCGTCGCCGTCCACGACTCTGACGCCGCCGTGCATGAAATCTATCGGGGGCCTCAGTCCGGGCTCATCGGACAAGCCTTTCCGGGCTCGGTCGCCGGAGGCGTCGTCGATCGCGCGAAGCTCGCCGCGATGACGCTGGGACGGCCGGAGGAGATCGCCCGACTCGAATCGATCGTGCATCCCCTCGTCCAGCACATGCGGCGCGCGTTCCTCGAGGCGGAGCGGCGGCGCGGCGCCAAGATCGCCGTCGTCGATATTCCCTTGCTTTATGAGACAGGGGCCGAGAAGGAGGTCGACAAGATCGTCGTTGTGTCGGCGGCGCCCGAGGTTCAGCGTGAGCGTGTGATGGCGCGGCCGGGAATGACGGAGGAAAAATTCCGAGCGATACTTGCGCGCCAGCTGCCCGATTCGGAAAAGCGGAAGCGCGCCGACTTTGTGGTGCATACGGATCGAGGGATGGAGGCGGCCCGCGAGGACGTGCGGGCCATCGTCGCCGCCCTGGCGGAGGAAGAAGACTGA
- the dnaQ gene encoding DNA polymerase III subunit epsilon, giving the protein MREIVLDTETTGLNPAEGHRIVEIGLVEIANLIPTGRSFHVYLNPERDMPEEAFRVHGLSSEFLSTQKKFAEIAEEFRAFIEGARLIIHNAEFDVRFLNAELARLDAPPIDPAFVLDTLALARQRHPGMANSLDALCQRYGVDTSRREKHGALLDSLLLAEVYAELMGGRQASLQLTVARKSLSLADSGLLRKRPAPLPSRLSAEEAAAHRDFVASLGKQPIWMRYLESEQAEQGAA; this is encoded by the coding sequence ATGCGAGAGATCGTGCTCGACACCGAGACGACGGGGCTCAACCCCGCCGAGGGTCATCGCATTGTGGAGATCGGGCTCGTCGAGATCGCCAATCTCATTCCGACGGGCAGAAGCTTTCACGTTTATCTCAACCCCGAGCGCGATATGCCCGAGGAGGCGTTTCGCGTGCATGGGCTCTCGAGCGAATTTCTCTCCACGCAGAAGAAATTTGCGGAGATCGCAGAGGAGTTTCGCGCCTTCATCGAGGGGGCGCGACTGATCATCCACAACGCCGAATTCGACGTGCGCTTCCTCAACGCGGAGCTCGCGCGGCTGGACGCGCCGCCGATCGACCCGGCCTTTGTCCTCGACACGCTGGCGCTCGCGCGTCAGCGCCATCCCGGCATGGCCAATTCGCTCGACGCGCTTTGCCAGCGTTACGGCGTCGACACCTCCCGGCGCGAGAAGCACGGCGCATTGCTCGACTCGCTGCTGCTCGCCGAGGTCTATGCGGAGCTCATGGGCGGGCGTCAGGCCTCGCTGCAGCTCACCGTGGCGCGCAAGTCTCTTTCACTCGCGGATTCCGGCCTGCTGCGCAAAAGGCCCGCGCCGCTCCCGTCCCGTCTCAGCGCCGAGGAAGCCGCGGCGCATCGGGATTTCGTTGCGAGCCTCGGAAAGCAACCGATCTGGATGCGCTATCTGGAGAGTGAACAGGCGGAGCAAGGCGCCGCCTAA
- a CDS encoding YidH family protein: MEEMKLGLTDILAVDRTRLAAERTLMGWIRTCFAMMTFGFTIFKVMQELRLFSANTLATPQGARELGLTLAGIGTFALLIACFQHWRYVRRLRRISPIVPFDLALAVASLVVCLGFSILGGLALRVGPFG; this comes from the coding sequence TGGAAGAGATGAAGCTCGGTCTGACCGATATTCTCGCTGTGGATCGGACACGCCTAGCCGCCGAGCGGACGCTTATGGGGTGGATTCGAACCTGCTTCGCGATGATGACCTTTGGTTTCACAATCTTCAAGGTCATGCAGGAGCTGCGACTGTTCAGCGCCAATACGCTTGCCACGCCGCAGGGGGCGCGGGAGCTGGGCCTGACGCTCGCCGGCATCGGGACCTTCGCGCTCCTCATCGCCTGCTTTCAGCACTGGCGATATGTGAGGCGTCTCAGACGCATCTCGCCGATTGTCCCTTTCGACCTGGCGTTGGCGGTCGCTTCTTTGGTCGTCTGTCTCGGCTTTTCGATCCTCGGCGGGCTGGCGTTGAGGGTCGGTCCCTTCGGCTGA